A stretch of Aedes aegypti strain LVP_AGWG chromosome 2, AaegL5.0 Primary Assembly, whole genome shotgun sequence DNA encodes these proteins:
- the LOC5579144 gene encoding probable cytochrome P450 4ac1 isoform X2, producing MDWLTIVLLLILALLALYEVHLRLLLSNRAAKQFPGPRRLPVLGNALALLFNDQVSTFKLPRRWAQRYKESYRLVIRGGFVINAIRARETEALLSSTKLIDKSILYTFLYPFMGKGLLTSTGPKWFHRRKILTAAFHFNILPKFLVTFQEECDKLLRKLDADVKAGNTTTLQSVAARFTLNTICETAMGVKLDSMSMADEYRAKIQEVIKLLLLRVMNPWLVEEFPYRLLGFRRRLMKVLKPIHAFTRSIIKQRRDLFHANVKNVDDFSEENIYVNTNQRYALLDTLLASEAKNQIDEEGIREEVDTFMFEGHDTTASAFTFIFLVIANHQEAQRQLVEEIETMIAGRSNPTEPLSMHDYGELKFMDRVIKECLRLYPPVPFISRAVLEDAQLGDRFIPKDSMANVHIFDLHRDPEQFPDPERFDPDRFLPENVEKRNPYAYVPFSAGPRNCIGQRFAMLELKAILTAVLREFRVLPVTKREDVVFVADMVLRSRDPIVVKFERR from the exons ATGGATTGGCTTACGATCGTACTTCTTCTAATCCTTGCCCTTCTGGCTTTGTACGAAGTCCATCTGCGGCTGCTTCTCAGTAATCGGGCTGCAAAACAGTTTCCTGGTCCACGCCGTCTACCCGTCCTCGGAAACGCTCTAGCGCTGCTGTTCAACGACCAGGTTAGCACGTTCAAGCTGCCTCGACGCTGGGCCCAACGCTACAAGGAGTCCTATCGGTTGGTAATCCGCGGAGGTTTCGTTATCAACGCGATAAGGGCGCGGGAAACGGAGGCACTGCTATCCAGCACGAAGCTCATCGATAAGAGCATACTGTATACGTTCTTGTACCCGTTCATGGGCAAGGGTCTACTGACCAGCACCGGCCCAAAGTGGTTTCATCGGCGGAAGATCCTCACGGCGGCGTTCCATTTCAATATCTTGCCGAAGTTCTTGGTGACCTTCCAGGAGGAATGCGACAAACTGTTGAGGAAGTTGGACGCAGATGTTAAGGCAGGCAACACGACTACGCTACAATCAGTGGCTGCACGCTTCACTCTGAACACTATCTGTG AAACCGCCATGGGCGTCAAGCTAGACTCGATGTCGATGGCCGACGAGTACCGTGCGAAGATCCAGGAAGTGATCAAGCTGCTTCTGTTGCGGGTCATGAACCCCTGGCTGGTCGAAGAATTTCCCTACCGCCTGTTAGGTTTCCGACGTCGACTGATGAAGGTTCTGAAGCCTATTCACGCCTTCACTCGGAGCATCATTAAGCAGCGACGAGATCTGTTCCACGCGAACGTCAAAAACGTGGATGACTTCTCCGAGGAGAACATCTACGTGAACACCAACCAACGGTACGCCCTGCTGGATACCTTACTGGCAAGCGAGGCAAAGAACCAAATCGACGAGGAAGGAATCCGCGAGGAGGTGGACACGTTCATGTTCGAAGGTCACGATACGACGGCCTCGGCCTTCACGTTCATATTCCTTGTGATTGCAAACCACCAGGAAGCCCAGCGGCAACTGGTGGAGGAGATCGAAACCATGATTGCGGGAAGAAGTAACCCTACGGAACCGCTAAGCATGCACGATTACGGTGAACTCAAGTTCATGGACCGAGTCATTAAGGAGTGTCTACGGTTGTATCCTCCGGTGCCGTTCATAAGCCGAGCGGTTTTGGAGGATGCACAGTTGGGTGATCGATTCATTCCCAAGGATTCAATGGCCAATGTGCACATCTTCGATTTGCACCGGGATCCGGAGCAGTTTCCGGACCCGGAACGGTTCGACCCAGATCGTTTTCTGCCGGAAAATGTGGAAAAGCGGAATCCGTATGCGTACGTGCCGTTTAGTGCAGGGCCGAGGAACTGTATTG GTCAACGGTTTGCCATGCTGGAGCTGAAGGCCATCCTCACCGCAGTGCTCCGCGAGTTTCGAGTCCTGCCCGTTACCAAGCGCGAGGATGTGGTCTTTGTTGCGGACATGGTCCTCCGCTCGAGAGACCCAATCGTGGTCAAATTCGAACGACGCTAA